The nucleotide window GCCCAGACCAATCTGACCAAGTCATGCATGCACGCACGCTCTCGGCCAATCCCACACCGTCCAAATCCTCACCTCCACCACCATCAACGGCCCCCGTACCGGCCACGTCTCTTCGGGAAACCGCCGTCCCCCGCCCCACCCATGCACTCCACCGGCGCCACTTCCTCGTCTGGCTCCGACCCTATATAAGCTCCTCCCCGGCCTGACAGAGCTCACGAGAGACGCCAACCCAATCACAGCGAATCGCCCGCCCGCTGCACAACACTACTAGAGAGAAGAGGCGGTACTGCATCCAGCGACGCTCGACAGAGCAAGCAAGCCATGGCCGGCGTCCTGCTCTCGGCCGCCGTTGCCTGCGTCCTTCTCGCCGGCACCGTGaccgcgtcgtcgtcgtcgtcgccgcgtGTGTTCACCGTCGGCGGCGAAGAGAGGGGCTGGAGGCAGCCGGCGCCCGGCGAGGAGACCTACAACCACTGGGCCACCAAGAACCGCTTCCACGTCGGCGATTTCCTCCGTAAGCATCGACCAAGCACGTACATGCGGCGGCCGCGCTTACATTTTTACATGTGGTTGGGCTAACGTTCGTTCGTACGTGTCGTTGGCTCGCAGATTTCAGGTACGAGAAGAACGACTCGGTGCTGGTGGTGACGCGCGACGACTACAAGCGCTGCGGCGCGGACAGGCCGGTGTTCCGCCTCGAGGGCGGCGAGGCGAGGTTCCGGCTCGAGCGGAGCGGCTTCCTCTACTTCATCAGCGGCGCGCCGGGCCACTGCGGCGCCGGCCAGAGGTTCACCGTGCGCGTCATGTCGCAGAGGGACAGCGGCGGCGCCTCCCCGACGGAGGCCCCCGCCATGTCTCCCGGCGGGTCCTTCAACTCCACGCCGGGGTCCGGATCAGGTTCCACGCGCATGCCGCCACGCGGGAACGCCGGCGACGGGAAGACCAGTGGCGCCGCGCCCATGCGCGCGCCCTTCGGTGACTATCACGCCGTTGGCACCGCTCTGGGAGTGGGTGCCGCCGTGCTGGTCTTTGCATGAGATGCTCGTTGCGCTGCATGCATTGTGCGTGTGCAAGCTGTTAGTCTCTTTCCAAGGTCGTGGACAGTCTAGAATCATTTGCTTAACTTGTTTGATTTGTTGTGCCCTCTGGGTGGTAGGCTGGTAGCATGTTGTGTTAATTAGCTATTACATAGTTTGGTCGTGATTTGTTAACTTCTTGCGAACGAATTGCGAAATTCTTGGTTATTTAAATTAGTTTGTTATTATAACTTGATTATGTACTTCACATGTTTTGGTGCCACCAAGAGATTGCAATGACGAAACTCTTAATTTTCTTTTTGATGGCATCTCTAAACAGGAGATTTCTACTGAAGTATAGGGAGTATGTAATTTTTCTAGCTTCTTATAAGCAACGTGTTGTTTTCATTTCTTGAAACAATTGGATTATTGGAGCTGCATTCCGTGACCATACTACGCTCTTCTTGTTGAGAATTCCGTGTCCATATACGTTTACGTACTCCTGAAACGCAGGGGACCTAACTGCTAGCCGCCTCTTCCAGCCACCCGTCTTCGACCCTCCGTCCACCGCCGCTTCGTTTCCCGCCGCATCGCCAATGGCCTCGCGGCTCCGGCTCGGCCAGCCCAGCCCGAACCCCGGCCCCGGCCCCAGCCCCAGCCCCAGCCCCGGCGAGGGGAAGATAGAAGAAGGAGAAGGGAGGAAGCCGGAGCCGCGGCGAGAGGTGACGGATCTGGGCGGCGGGAGCGAGGTGGTGCACATCCCGCGGTTCATGGCGCGGGAGAGGGCGTGGGAGCTGTTCGAACACCTCGACAAGCGCATCCCGTGGACGCGCCCCACCATCCGCGTCTTCGGCCGCTCCGTCGTCCAGGTCGCGCCCTCTCATGCCCCCCTTATTACCCCCATTTCTTGCGCCTCGTTCAGTCACAGTTAGGTCCCCTGCGTTTAACATTGGTTCCTAACCCTTCTCTCCAAATTTGGTGGCCGTGCTGTTATTTTGGGGAGGTGAAAAACAAATCTAAGTTTGAAGAAATATTAACTGGATTTTGAAATGGTAGGTTGGATCATCAGTATGGGTCTGCACTTATCCATGCCTTGGGTGGTGAATGTGTCTTGTTTGGGGCAAGCAGTGCAACAAATTATTGTTTTTCTTTCTGGAGCACCTCAGTACAACAGTATGTAAAGCGTACCGATGCTAAATTATGTAGGACGATTAGCATATTTGGCATGTTGTTTGATTGTGCCTTGTGGTTTGGTACTTCCAAACCATTTAGAGAATGGGCATCACTCTGTCCCTGGCTGTAGACATATGGTCATTCTTGTAAGCTTGATTGACACTGAAACGAAAATTAGACTACGGAAAATTTGGGATACAAAAGAACAGTCAGGATAAGTATGAGGAGCTGGCCTCATGCTAGTAATGCATTTTGTCAAACTCTTTCTGCCATATCGAAGTTTTGATAGCCGAAGATAATTGCTGGATGCTCATCTAATTTGCTCGCTGGAGTGCAACATAGCTACGATGTATACAATGTCAGTTAACCATTGATGGTGCCATGGTGATGGTGTCTTGTCTTGGTGCCACCTTAACAAAGTGTCTGATGTCCTCCTCCTACCGTTACTAGTCGTCTAGCACCATTGGTTCAATAACGGAATTCGCTCTAGTGACAACTGACAAGAAGCGCACTGGTCATATAACCCTCGTGAGGCTTCTAATCTAAGTATCTGATCCTTTTTGCTATTCTACAGCCCAGAGATACCTGCTATGTGGCAGATAAAGGGCTAACAGATTTGAGGTACAGCGGCCATCAGCCTCATGCGCATTCTTGGGATGATTTCCCAGTGCTCAAGGATATCTTGAAAGAGGTAAGAGCTGGGCCAAGGTGACTTCTTGCATTGCTACCCTGTAATCAGCAGAAACCAGTTGGAATTGTTCTTATTTAAAAGGTAACATCCGGAGAGTATTCTCAGCGTCCAGCCTTCACAGCAGTCTTCTGACTCATACACATTGGTTAGGTCCATGAAGCCCTCCCAGGAAGCCACTTTAACAGCCTGCTGCTGAACAGATACAAGGGATGTTCAGACTATGTGTCGTGGCACGCCGATGACGAACCCCTCTACGGGCCTACCCCGGAGATCGCGTCCGTCACATTCGGGTGCGAACGTGAGTTCTTGCTGAGGAAGAAGCCTGCCAACACACAATCACAAGGTACTTGCCACATCTTGCTACTAGATGAGAGCTATATCCCCTAAAAAAACTAGAGGAGAGCTATAGGCTTTGTAGCCCGGACTAAAACTGGCTCATGCTGATCTTCATCCACCAGCTGCTGGTGAATCTGGGGAAACGGCTCGGAAGCGGCTCAAGGTCAGCGCCCCTCAGCAGCATTCGTTCCTCCTGAAGCATGGCTCGTTGCTCGTGATGaagggctacacccagcgggacTGGCAGCACGCGGTGCCCAAGCGTGCGAGGGCGGCCTCGACGAGGATCAACCTGACTTTCCGGCATGTGTTGCCATGAACATGGCCAGTTCGCTTGGTCTCCCTCCAGTTTTGCGCATGTGCCCATTGCGTGCAGTGTGTAGTGGGTTTCCTGATAATGCTTTGAACTTGCTTTATCCCCCTTCCCACCTCCTGTAATCTCTATCAAACTCTGTATTTCCGTTATGCCAAAGTAATGGAAAAGGGGAGTAGCCCAAAATGTGCAACCTGCTACATTCTTTCTGTGGACCAAATGAACTTGGCCTACATACATAATAACAGGATAAAAATGTGCAACCTGCAACATTTCTTCCTACGGACCAAATGAGTTTTCCAGTTGAGGTTGCTGGATGTGCAAACCGCGCAGGTTGGGGTGGATGTGCTCTCTTTAGGCACATCCATAACAAGATGTCAGGTGGACCATGTGAGAAGATGAAACTCACATCTCAACTGTAGTAGTTATAGAAAATTAGTGACTACTGGTGCAGTATTTTTCTTATAAAAATGGAAATTTGTTGGAAACTTAATCAAGCATTCTCGTTTAATACTACCTACAGGTTCAGCAAACAGAATTACAGCATGATCTCTTTAGCACAGTATGAAGTCCGAATCCAAACAACTAGTGCATCTCGCTACATATTCAAAATCTGTTTCTTCAAATAGGGGCCCAAAGAGAGGACCACCACACTGGTAGCAAAACAATCCCAAGACACTGATTTATTGTTGTACAACATTTCTACATGAGTTTTAAAGACACGGTTGCTATCTCCTGCAAAAGAATGGTAAACAAGATATGTTACACAACATCTGACCCTCGAGGATTCATTCGCCCATCGAACAATGCCATGGCGAAGTCGGCAACAAGTTCTAGCACCTAAATAACATTACAAAGCAAATCCTTCCTATCCAGCTGGCTCTTCTATACTAACCTGTTGCTATTGCAAAGAACATTTTTCTACATCACAACTGTCAGCTGCAAGGGTCAAATTAATGAGATATCCACATTCCACAGACGACTGCCTCTGATATCTGCATCCTAGGATCGACATGTCAACTGGGATAAAGCGAAGCCTATGTTGCTTGCGACGCGCGCTTTTTCCAGACACTCTGCAGATTCAACAGAAATCAACAGAAGAGAATCAGAAAATTGAAAATATATCAGGGGTCCAGTCCGGGGTTGAAGAGGGTCGCGCTTACAAGAGTTTCATCGTCAGATTCCTCCTTGCAGCTCAAACTGTCGCCGTCAGGTTTTTTCTCTTCCAGCTCCATATCTTCTGCAGACTCTTTCTCTGTTTTTCCTGTTTTTTCTTTCCCAGCTGAGCCAACTGCTACCTCTTTATCCTTCTCGCCATCTTTGGTAATAAAACAGTCACAAGCTAAGCTCAACTACGATGATGAAACGGCATGCATATTTTCATAAATGTAAACAAGCACATAAAACGGTCATACCTGATTTTACACCTTTGTCAGAATCTGAATGAGCGAGAGAACTGGCTGAATCTGAATCATTAACGCCAGCTTCGCTGGTAGCTTCGATGGACTTGCTACCTCCTGATGTCTTTCTACGCTTGTTTTCCGGCGGCGCTTTTGGTTTTCCTTTCCTCTTTAGAGGTGAGGGCCTAAAGAAGATGGAACGATGAGAAAAATTGCAGCATGATCCTTAAGTCTGAGAGTTAGATATGAACTTACGTCTTTATTGACTTATGTTGGTTAGCTGGAACTTTCGTGCTGCTGGTAGATTTCATCTCCTGTGCTCTGTAAGGTGTTACATTGGACCAGGTGAGAAAAATTGCAGCATGATCCTTAAGTCTGGGAGTCAGCTATGGACTTACGTCTTTACTGACTTATGTTGGTTAGCTGGAACTTTTGTGCTGCTGGTAGATTTCGTCTCCTGTGCTCTGTAAGGTGTTACATTGGTTCAGGTGGTGGATCGATGAGAAAAATTGCAGCACAATCCTTCAGTCTGAGAGTTAGATATGGACTTACGTCTTTATTGACTTATGTTGGTTAGCTGGAACTTTCGTGCTGCTGGTTGATTTCGTCTCTTGTGCTCTGTAAGGTGTTACATTGGATCAGGTGGTAAGCAAAGTAAATTACTTCATCTTGCAAAGCATCAATTTGATGAGATGTGCAATAAGTTCATAACATTTAATCTGGCTAGAAAGCTTTACATCTAACATTTCACATTGATAATCGATACTTTGTTAGGGGCTAACAAGCAAAATATAGGCAGACAAAGTCATTTCTTAATTCCTAAAGAAGAAATTCTGGCTTACCGTCCTTGATTTGAACCTGCATGATCCTTCTTTTGCTGCTGCAAAACAATCAGTAGAACTATAATGAGTTGAACATTATCTTTAGGGCTACAGAGACAGTTTCTAGGAAAGAATCGACAATACTCTACCTTCATTGGTGAACCATTACTTTCAATCATTTTCCActtttctttagccatgttaagCTGCTCCATATCTCCGTCATCATATAAGACCTACACAGAGAAGCATATTCATATTTATATACCCAGCAGTCACAATATCTTACAAGCACAATCAACTATACAACTATTGCATGCTGTGATATTGAGTAGGATATGCAGAAGAACTAAAAGGTTGCTGTCATGGCCTTGTGAGAGTTGAACAGTATGTATCAATATGTCTATAAACAAGGCTAAGCAGAGAGGGGTAAATCTTCGAATTATAAGTACTCAGCTAATTTCATAGAATAGCCTGCATGATAAAATGCAAACCTTTTTTGTTTTTCATGATGGTACTCATAACAGGAAAAATGGATCAAACAGATACACCATACTGATAGAGATACTAATTAATACACCATTTTTTCAtctaaaataaaaaataaaccGTCTAATGGAAACTTACTGTGTGTAGCTTCTTTGCTGAATCATAAGATTTCACGACACCTGGATAAAATCTGATGACAAAAATAACTTAAATTTGAAGCCCACCTTCAAAGATTAGATTATAAAAAATGTTCAGAATTACATAAAATAGGAAACTTACTCCTTATCCAAAGGCCACCAAACTTTTATTCTACGTCCTACCAAGTCTTTACTGCTTGAGTCATGCGTTGAACACTGCAGGCATTAATTAATTCTTAGTACACACACTAGAAGGATACTCATACTTGCACTTGCACAAACTCGACTACCGCTAGCATATGCATACTTCCTTCTAGTGACTTTATTCAACAATTCCTGCATAAACCTTGGAGATTACCTTCGCTAAACCAGAAACCAGTCTTGGCTTCTGTCTTTTGAAGGACCCATTTAGACTAGCCAGTTCAGCAGCTCTCATAGTATTGTCCTCATCAGCATACTTCTGGGGAAAATTCAATAGGAATTGGCAATTTAGAACCAGAAGTTTATCAATAGGTCCCGCAAATACATATTACATACCATAGAACAGAAAGAAATTACCTTTGCACTGCTACGCGAGACTTCAGTATGGGACTTAGCATCCTTTTTCCCTTTGGATACAGGGGTTTTGGTACTGGTAGGTGATGCTACCAAGTCTTTATCATTTGAGTCAGCTCTTCTTTTCTCCTTCAACTTGTTTTCTAAGGAATCACTGGGTTTTCCTTTGCTAGCAGAATGCACTAAAAGCTCGTCACCGTCTTTACTGCCTTTTCCTGAATGTGGTCTACTCTTAGAAACTGATCTTTTGCGTTTTGGTGTCGAAAAATCTACTGGCTTCTCGTTGCTCTCTTTCATATCCATCTGCGGCTTCTTTGGTTTGCTCTTCACCGACTCCCCCAAATTGTCCTGGTTATCTAAGTTTATTTCTCTTAACAAACCCAAGACATCATCATCTTTTCCAGTATTTACTGGAACAGATGCTGCCTTCTGTTTCCCCCCTGTCTTTTTTGCTCCTCGGGATTTAAGAATTTGGACAATTTTCCCTAGAGGGATCTCATTGCCAAATTCATCAGTCTCATCTATGAGCATCTTATCTTCGGGAGATTGAACCTGAAGGACATAAGACCAAAGAGGAGTCAAGGTCCAGCAGATAATTGAAGTGGAATCCTAATATAGACATAGACGTGTGTTGTGAAGGACATAAGACCAAAGAGGAGTCAAGGTCCAGCAGACAATTGAAGTGGAATCCTAATATAGACATAGGCGTGTGTTGTGTACCTCAGCAACATTTGCTGTCATAAGAGCCTCGAAATGGGACAGTACAGTCTCACATCCCAACCACTTCTGTTCATCATTCTCCTACAAAGTAACATATCAAGTATTACAATCGGAAGCCTATATTCAGAAGCCAAGAAACTTGCTATCTTGGTAACCATCGACGAGTTTATGTCCTGGTAACCATTGACAATTCTTAACAAACAGCATGCTTAATGATTTGTTAGAACACATACCACAGGGTTTTCATTTTGGTCATTCTGAACTGTTGCATAAAGTTGTGCAGGCAATGGAACCGTCTGATTTTCTGATACATTTATCTGGTCCGGACATAACCTCTTTGCAATAAGAATACCAAGATCACATATAGCATGTACAGTCTGCAAACAACATATCTCGATTTTAGTCAACACCTATAGCAAGCAAACGGGTTACAGTACATGACAACAAATGTGATGAACACTTGCTTACCTTGGTCTTATTTGCATCGACCACGTCTTTTGAACATTTGATGCTTCTGAATATAGATAATGTTGTCATGAAGCTCTCCTTTTTCATACCAGGTACACTATACTGCAAACCTTCTTCTCCCAGGAGGGTTGAAAGAAGTAGATGCAATGGCCTGGAAGGAGCTCTTTCATAAATATGCATATGCAAGAGTAATTTTAACAAGAAAAGGCAAAAAAAAAGACCATTCTTTTTAATTATTTTGTATCAAACAGTGTGCATACAGAAAAAAACTAGACTGCCAGGAGGCATTACATAATAGCCATAGGGACACTGTTAGAATCAAACCACAATAATTTTTATTACCACGCATGACTATCAAATTTTACGGTTGACTATCAAATTCTCCAGGATGTAGTTAGAGTGTTCAATTTTTTAGTGAAACATTACATTTTGTGGTGTGCGACAATCAAGCAGCCAAATGATATTACAATTATAGGAAGTGCAAGAAAATGATATCTTAGGAACTTAATGAACAATTATCATGTATCAGTAAATTGACCAAATGCATCAAGCAATGAAAATATGTATTAAATGCATCAAGCAATGAAAATATGTATTATGGAAACTCACGATAACAAGTAGTAGTACAATAATACTGTAAGAGTTATTATAAAATACCAGTAAATTGGAGCAAAAGCTTTGACATCCTCATATTCCTCAATGTTAGGGCATGAAGGATCATGAGCAAGGACATGAACCAGATATGGAATAATATATTCTGGGTAAGCTGTGAGCAAATTCACATCCGCTTGGACAGATAGTTGACGCATCTTAACTTGTTGGCATATTTGTGACACTTCGATCAGGTTGTGTTGGAACTGTGAAATGAAAAGATATACACATTAGAATCAGTGGATGGTGAACTCAATTGATCACTGTGTTTCGAGTATGAACCTCTTCGTACTGTGGTGTATGATAATCGTCTATGCCTATCAAGAAGGCGCAGGCATATTTTGCGTCCAAAGCCCTCTCCTTGATGTATTGATGTACTTTACTGAGAAACAACTTCCTCATTTGAGGGAAATCATCCTACAAATGAACGAAACTATAAATCTCCCAAGCGGATGCTGCATACAAGCAAACCAAATGAAAGTAAAAATGAAGAAATCAGCTAAGCTATATATTCCCAAAACATACCTGTGAAATCCTTAGAGTCAAATAAAACACATCAACAGGCACTTTATGGTCCCACTGTCTTGATAAGCGGAGAACAGCTTTCGCTGCAGCCAGCCTCAAATGGGCCTTATCACTAGCACTGCAAGTAGTGGAGTAATAAGAAATAACCCAAATATAGCACAGAATGTATGCACTAAAATAGAAGGACAAGTTATTCATTGTACCTTGATATCATGTTTGGGGAAATATCACCATATGTAAGAATGCTCTTAAGGATGTCCATTAATTTTTCTATTCCAGGATGCACTTGAGCATCTTTGCAAGGTAGACAGCTCTTCACCAAAGTTTTAATGCCATAAATCTACAGAGAAAAATATCAGAAGAGAATAACAAGTAAAAAAACCATCGACAATTAGAGTAAAGCAGGCCATGAAAAGCATGATCTCACTCACCTTGAGCAAACAACTATGTGAATTATCACCCCATTCAGATTTGTCAGCGGAAACTTTAGCCATATCCTGGTGACACTTAAACGTTGCAATGAAATTTTGTAAAAAGGAAAGACAGAAATTTAAAGATAACAAGCCTTACATCACTGCAGTCAAGAATCTTTTTGGTTATGAAACTTATTATCTCTTCCC belongs to Triticum urartu cultivar G1812 chromosome 7, Tu2.1, whole genome shotgun sequence and includes:
- the LOC125518962 gene encoding sister chromatid cohesion protein PDS5 homolog A isoform X12 → MAAVAGQLRELGDKLGSELPAEAEALAKLLEQAAECLHVIEQSPGSSVMEAIQPCLTAVVRKELLKHQDQDVKVLLATCFCEITRITAPEAPYSDDVLRTIFRLIVGTFGGLADVNSHYFSRRVAILETVARYRACVVMLDLECNDLITDMFQTFLEIVSENHETNVVKSMQTIMALIIEESEVIHQSLLHVLLSALGRKKTGISLSARKLARGVIEQSAGKLEPYIKKFLTSSLAGANSSANGHIDHHEVIFDVYQCAPRVLKVVVPYITGELLADEVEMRSKSVELLGELFSLPGVPVLESFKSLFIEFLKRLTDRVVEIRLSVIEHLKKCLISNHSRPEAPEVIKALCDRLLDYEENVRKQVVAAVCDVACHEFGAVPIETIKLVAERVRDKSLPVKCYTMERLADIYKLYCLKGSDSSTNSDNFEWIPGKILRCIYDKDFRPESIESVLCGSLFPPEFPTKERVKHWVIAATHFDKVEMKALEQILLQKQRFDHVSINLFLIIALPYLFFPFLNVLICCILINFRLQQEMLKYMSLQQTSQEDAADVQKRILGCFRSMSRLFSDAVKAEEYLNMLLQLKDENIWKMFTSLLDCATTFNNAWSIRVDLLKSLGEKHELYDFVSTLSMRCSYLLVNKEYVKEILSAASEQKSIGNTKLISSCMDLLTAISSFFPSLLSGFEEDIIELLKEDNEVLKEGIAHVLSKAGGNIREQLASSSSVALLLERLCLEGTRKQAKYSVHALAAITKDDGLMALSVLYKRLVDLLEEKKVHLPSILQSLGCIALIAMPIFETRGEEIISFITKKILDCSDDMAKVSADKSEWGDNSHSCLLKIYGIKTLVKSCLPCKDAQVHPGIEKLMDILKSILTYGDISPNMISSASDKAHLRLAAAKAVLRLSRQWDHKVPVDVFYLTLRISQDDFPQMRKLFLSKVHQYIKERALDAKYACAFLIGIDDYHTPQYEEFQHNLIEVSQICQQVKMRQLSVQADVNLLTAYPEYIIPYLVHVLAHDPSCPNIEEYEDVKAFAPIYWPLHLLLSTLLGEEGLQYSVPGMKKESFMTTLSIFRSIKCSKDVVDANKTKTVHAICDLGILIAKRLCPDQINVSENQTVPLPAQLYATVQNDQNENPVENDEQKWLGCETVLSHFEALMTANVAEVQSPEDKMLIDETDEFGNEIPLGKIVQILKSRGAKKTGGKQKAASVPVNTGKDDDVLGLLREINLDNQDNLGESVKSKPKKPQMDMKESNEKPVDFSTPKRKRSVSKSRPHSGKGSKDGDELLVHSASKGKPSDSLENKLKEKRRADSNDKDLVASPTSTKTPVSKGKKDAKSHTEVSRSSAKKYADEDNTMRAAELASLNGSFKRQKPRLVSGLAKCSTHDSSSKDLVGRRIKVWWPLDKEFYPGVVKSYDSAKKLHTVLYDDGDMEQLNMAKEKWKMIESNGSPMKQKKDHAGSNQGRAQETKSTSSTKVPANQHKSIKTPSPLKRKGKPKAPPENKRRKTSGGSKSIEATSEAGVNDSDSASSLAHSDSDKGVKSDGEKDKEVAVGSAGKEKTGKTEKESAEDMELEEKKPDGDSLSCKEESDDETLSVWKKRASQAT
- the LOC125518962 gene encoding sister chromatid cohesion protein PDS5 homolog A isoform X8, giving the protein MAAVAGQLRELGDKLGSELPAEAEALAKLLEQAAECLHVIEQSPGSSVMEAIQPCLTAVVRKELLKHQDQDVKVLLATCFCEITRITAPEAPYSDDVLRTIFRLIVGTFGGLADVNSHYFSRRVAILETVARYRACVVMLDLECNDLITDMFQTFLEIVSENHETNVVKSMQTIMALIIEESEVIHQSLLHVLLSALGRKKTGISLSARKLARGVIEQSAGKLEPYIKKFLTSSLAGANSSANGHIDHHEVIFDVYQCAPRVLKVVVPYITGELLADEVEMRSKSVELLGELFSLPGVPVLESFKSLFIEFLKRLTDRVVEIRLSVIEHLKKCLISNHSRPEAPEVIKALCDRLLDYEENVRKQVVAAVCDVACHEFGAVPIETIKLVAERVRDKSLPVKCYTMERLADIYKLYCLKGSDSSTNSDNFEWIPGKILRCIYDKDFRPESIESVLCGSLFPPEFPTKERVKHWVIAATHFDKVEMKALEQILLQKQRFDHVSINLFLIIALPYLFFPFLNVLICCILINFRLQQEMLKYMSLQQTSQEDAADVQKRILGCFRSMSRLFSDAVKAEEYLNMLLQLKDENIWKMFTSLLDCATTFNNAWSIRVDLLKSLGEKHELYDFVSTLSMRCSYLLVNKEYVKEILSAASEQKSIGNTKLISSCMDLLTAISSFFPSLLSGFEEDIIELLKEDNEVLKEGIAHVLSKAGGNIREQLASSSSVALLLERLCLEGTRKQAKYSVHALAAITKDDGLMALSVLYKRLVDLLEEKKVHLPSILQSLGCIALIAMPIFETRGEEIISFITKKILDCSDDMAKVSADKSEWGDNSHSCLLKIYGIKTLVKSCLPCKDAQVHPGIEKLMDILKSILTYGDISPNMISSASDKAHLRLAAAKAVLRLSRQWDHKVPVDVFYLTLRISQDDFPQMRKLFLSKVHQYIKERALDAKYACAFLIGIDDYHTPQYEEFQHNLIEVSQICQQVKMRQLSVQADVNLLTAYPEYIIPYLVHVLAHDPSCPNIEEYEDVKAFAPIYWPLHLLLSTLLGEEGLQYSVPGMKKESFMTTLSIFRSIKCSKDVVDANKTKTVHAICDLGILIAKRLCPDQINVSENQTVPLPAQLYATVQNDQNENPVENDEQKWLGCETVLSHFEALMTANVAEVQSPEDKMLIDETDEFGNEIPLGKIVQILKSRGAKKTGGKQKAASVPVNTGKDDDVLGLLREINLDNQDNLGESVKSKPKKPQMDMKESNEKPVDFSTPKRKRSVSKSRPHSGKGSKDGDELLVHSASKGKPSDSLENKLKEKRRADSNDKDLVASPTSTKTPVSKGKKDAKSHTEVSRSSAKKYADEDNTMRAAELASLNGSFKRQKPRLVSGLAKCSTHDSSSKDLVGRRIKVWWPLDKEFYPGVVKSYDSAKKLHTVLYDDGDMEQLNMAKEKWKMIESNGSPMKQKKDHAGSNQGRAQETKSTSSTKVPANQHKSIKTAQEMKSTSSTKVPANQHKSIKTPSPLKRKGKPKAPPENKRRKTSGGSKSIEATSEAGVNDSDSASSLAHSDSDKGVKSDGEKDKEVAVGSAGKEKTGKTEKESAEDMELEEKKPDGDSLSCKEESDDETLSVWKKRASQAT
- the LOC125518962 gene encoding sister chromatid cohesion protein PDS5 homolog A isoform X4; translation: MAAVAGQLRELGDKLGSELPAEAEALAKLLEQAAECLHVIEQSPGSSVMEAIQPCLTAVVRKELLKHQDQDVKVLLATCFCEITRITAPEAPYSDDVLRTIFRLIVGTFGGLADVNSHYFSRRVAILETVARYRACVVMLDLECNDLITDMFQTFLEIVSENHETNVVKSMQTIMALIIEESEVIHQSLLHVLLSALGRKKTGISLSARKLARGVIEQSAGKLEPYIKKFLTSSLAGANSSANGHIDHHEVIFDVYQCAPRVLKVVVPYITGELLADEVEMRSKSVELLGELFSLPGVPVLESFKSLFIEFLKRLTDRVVEIRLSVIEHLKKCLISNHSRPEAPEVIKALCDRLLDYEENVRKQVVAAVCDVACHEFGAVPIETIKLVAERVRDKSLPVKCYTMERLADIYKLYCLKGSDSSTNSDNFEWIPGKILRCIYDKDFRPESIESVLCGSLFPPEFPTKERVKHWVIAATHFDKVEMKALEQILLQKQRFDHVSINLFLIIALPYLFFPFLNVLICCILINFRLQQEMLKYMSLQQTSQEDAADVQKRILGCFRSMSRLFSDAVKAEEYLNMLLQLKDENIWKMFTSLLDCATTFNNAWSIRVDLLKSLGEKHELYDFVSTLSMRCSYLLVNKEYVKEILSAASEQKSIGNTKLISSCMDLLTAISSFFPSLLSGFEEDIIELLKEDNEVLKEGIAHVLSKAGGNIREQLASSSSVALLLERLCLEGTRKQAKYSVHALAAITKDDGLMALSVLYKRLVDLLEEKKVHLPSILQSLGCIALIAMPIFETRGEEIISFITKKILDCSDDMAKVSADKSEWGDNSHSCLLKIYGIKTLVKSCLPCKDAQVHPGIEKLMDILKSILTYGDISPNMISSASDKAHLRLAAAKAVLRLSRQWDHKVPVDVFYLTLRISQDDFPQMRKLFLSKVHQYIKERALDAKYACAFLIGIDDYHTPQYEEFQHNLIEVSQICQQVKMRQLSVQADVNLLTAYPEYIIPYLVHVLAHDPSCPNIEEYEDVKAFAPIYWPLHLLLSTLLGEEGLQYSVPGMKKESFMTTLSIFRSIKCSKDVVDANKTKTVHAICDLGILIAKRLCPDQINVSENQTVPLPAQLYATVQNDQNENPVENDEQKWLGCETVLSHFEALMTANVAEVQSPEDKMLIDETDEFGNEIPLGKIVQILKSRGAKKTGGKQKAASVPVNTGKDDDVLGLLREINLDNQDNLGESVKSKPKKPQMDMKESNEKPVDFSTPKRKRSVSKSRPHSGKGSKDGDELLVHSASKGKPSDSLENKLKEKRRADSNDKDLVASPTSTKTPVSKGKKDAKSHTEVSRSSAKKYADEDNTMRAAELASLNGSFKRQKPRLVSGLAKCSTHDSSSKDLVGRRIKVWWPLDKEFYPGVVKSYDSAKKLHTVLYDDGDMEQLNMAKEKWKMIESNGSPMKQKKDHAGSNQGRAQETKSTSSTKVPANQHKSIKTAQETKSTSSTKVPANQHKSVKTAQEMKSTSSTKVPANQHKSIKTPSPLKRKGKPKAPPENKRRKTSGGSKSIEATSEAGVNDSDSASSLAHSDSDKGVKSDGEKDKEVAVGSAGKEKTGKTEKESAEDMELEEKKPDGDSLSCKEESDDETLSVWKKRASQAT